From Thermoanaerobaculia bacterium, the proteins below share one genomic window:
- the rpsI gene encoding 30S ribosomal protein S9, which yields MAATLRYYGTGRRKEAVARVYLKPGTGEITVNDHGFDEYFPNKVLKMVIKQPLALTETTDKFDIGVTVMGGGPAGQAGAIRHGISRALLEFNAELRPRLKKEGLLTRDSRVKERKKYGQRGARARFQFSKR from the coding sequence TTGGCAGCGACACTTCGATACTACGGGACGGGCCGCCGCAAGGAAGCGGTCGCGCGCGTCTATCTCAAGCCGGGCACCGGCGAGATCACGGTCAACGACCACGGGTTCGACGAGTACTTCCCGAACAAGGTCCTGAAGATGGTCATCAAGCAGCCGCTCGCGCTGACGGAAACGACCGACAAGTTCGACATCGGCGTCACGGTGATGGGCGGCGGCCCGGCGGGGCAGGCGGGCGCGATCCGGCACGGGATCTCGCGCGCGCTGCTCGAGTTCAACGCCGAGCTTCGGCCGCGGCTGAAGAAGGAAGGGCTGCTGACGCGCGATTCGCGCGTGAAGGAGCGCAAGAAGTACGGCCAGCGCGGCGCGCGGGCCCGCTTCCAGTTCTCCAAGCGATAG
- the rplM gene encoding 50S ribosomal protein L13: MSSKTMVVKQSQVRHDWFVVDAQGTPVGRVAARAAKILMGKNKAAWSPSLDNGDFVVVVNAGKAVLTGRKEQDKMYRRHTGFPGGLRETNAADMRAKHPEKLIEEAVRGMLPKNSLGRKQFKKLKVYGGATHPHEAQRPKTLKLAARA; the protein is encoded by the coding sequence ATGTCGTCGAAGACCATGGTGGTAAAACAGTCTCAGGTGCGCCACGACTGGTTCGTCGTGGACGCGCAGGGGACGCCCGTCGGCCGGGTGGCGGCGCGCGCGGCGAAAATCCTGATGGGGAAGAACAAGGCCGCCTGGAGCCCGTCGCTCGACAACGGCGACTTCGTCGTCGTGGTCAACGCCGGCAAGGCCGTCCTCACCGGCCGCAAGGAGCAGGACAAGATGTACCGCCGGCACACGGGATTTCCCGGCGGCCTGCGGGAGACGAACGCGGCCGACATGCGCGCGAAGCATCCGGAGAAGCTGATCGAGGAAGCGGTGCGCGGAATGCTGCCGAAGAACTCGCTCGGCCGGAAGCAGTTCAAGAAGCTGAAAGTGTACGGCGGCGCCACGCATCCGCACGAGGCGCAGCGCCCGAAGACGTTGAAGCTCGCGGCGCGGGCGTAA